From the Musa acuminata AAA Group cultivar baxijiao chromosome BXJ3-7, Cavendish_Baxijiao_AAA, whole genome shotgun sequence genome, one window contains:
- the LOC103991237 gene encoding zinc finger CCCH domain-containing protein 2 produces MMMMMIGGEGGHPSDPTGHVPPWSSPFEDPTGGIGYHLGAAGGAEYGLGESALAAALQRYLPCNIDEPGAEEEEVDEPDAAVDVYSSDEFRMYEFKVRRCARGRSHDWTECPFAHPGEKARRRDPRKYHYSGAACPDFRKGGCKRGDACEFAHGVFECWLHPARYRTQPCKDGTACRRRVCFFAHTPDQLRVLPQQQQTPTKAAAAVESYDGSPLRHQAMESYLSKHIMSSSPTSTLISPPISPPSDSPPMSPSTAAIRRASWPMRSSLNEVVASLRQLQLNKVKSDLSSWGLQVGGGAFGSPRGSGAGFRAGFCSLPTTPTTASAAVSGGGVGWFDGMDSGFTEGEEPVERVESGRALRAKIFEKLSKECVTERANAAASTPAPDVGWVSELVM; encoded by the coding sequence atgatgatgatgatgatagggGGAGAAGGCGGACATCCTAGTGATCCGACGGGCCATGTTCCACCATGGTCGTCGCCCTTCGAGGATCCGACGGGTGGGATCGGATACCACCTTGGCGCCGCTGGTGGCGCGGAGTACGGCCTCGGGGAGTCCGCCCTCGCGGCGGCGCTGCAGAGGTATTTGCCTTGCAACATCGATGAGCCGggtgcggaggaggaggaggtggatgaGCCGGACGCGGCCGTGGACGTGTACTCGTCGGACGAGTTCCGGATGTACGAGTTCAAGGTGAGGCGGTGCGCGCGCGGCCGCTCCCACGACTGGACCGAGTGTCCTTTCGCGCACCCGGGGGAGAAGGCGCGTCGCCGGGACCCCCGTAAGTACCACTACTCCGGTGCGGCGTGCCCCGACTTCCGCAAGGGCGGCTGCAAGCGTGGCGACGCCTGTGAGTTCGCCCACGGGGTGTTCGAGTGCTGGCTCCACCCTGCGCGCTACCGAACTCAGCCCTGTAAGGACGGCACGGCCTGCCGCCGTCGCGTGTGCTTCTTCGCCCACACCCCCGACCAGCTTCGCGTCCTCCCGCAGCAGCAGCAGACGCCAACAAAAGCAGCGGCCGCGGTAGAGTCCTACGATGGCTCGCCGTTGCGCCATCAGGCGATGGAGTCCTacctttcgaagcatatcatgtcTTCCTCGCCGACCTCGACGCTGATATCTCCGCCGATATCGCCGCCGTCGGACTCCCCGCCGATGTCGCCGAGCACCGCGGCTATTCGGCGAGCATCATGGCCGATGCGTTCGTCACTGAACGAAGTAGTGGCCTCGCTGCGTCAGCTGCAGCTCAACAAGGTTAAGTCGGATCTTAGTTCCTGGGGCTTACAGGTGGGTGGTGGCGCGTTCGGATCCCCGAGAGGCAGCGGGGCCGGGTTCAGGGCCGGGTTTTGCAGTCTGCCAACGACTCCTACCACCGCAAGCGCGGCGGTGAGTGGTGGTGGAGTAGGGTGGTTTGACGGTATGGATAGTGGTTTCACCGAGGGCGAAGAGCCAGTGGAGAGGGTGGAATCAGGGAGAGCTCTGAGGGCGAAGATCTTTGAGAAGCTGAGCAAGGAATGTGTTACGGAGAGGGCCAACGCCGCTGCGTCGACGCCGGCTCCCGACGTCGGGTGGGTATCGGAGTTGGTGATGTGA